From Oscillospiraceae bacterium CM, a single genomic window includes:
- a CDS encoding YegS/Rv2252/BmrU family lipid kinase, giving the protein MNPYSGRGLSCSALGAIVSLLCREGYAVTVYTTKTQTPEYIAREYSGGFDGVVCVGGDGTLSGVASGLMQTPSPPPFGYIPNGTANDMASTLALPRDPRTAVLSILNGWPTPLDIGCYDNKHFTYIAAFGAFTGVSYTTKQSAKRALGHLAYVIGGLASVSSIRPRHTVIDYDDGTLEGNFIFGGVTNSTSIAGFVRLDEKDVDLGDGLFEVILVRQPVKAADLGIILNSIINHTYDSDNVLLLHTKRIRFRFDEDVEWTRDGENGGIYRELEITNCRHALKIII; this is encoded by the coding sequence GTGAATCCCTATTCGGGCAGAGGTTTGTCATGCAGCGCCCTGGGCGCTATCGTCTCTCTTTTATGCAGAGAAGGCTACGCCGTTACCGTTTATACAACGAAAACGCAAACACCAGAATACATTGCCAGAGAATACAGCGGGGGCTTTGACGGCGTCGTCTGTGTCGGGGGTGACGGAACCTTAAGCGGCGTCGCCTCCGGCCTGATGCAGACACCGTCGCCCCCGCCTTTTGGTTATATACCGAACGGAACGGCCAATGACATGGCCTCAACGCTTGCGCTGCCGCGAGACCCGAGGACTGCCGTCCTATCTATTTTAAATGGATGGCCGACACCGCTAGACATCGGCTGTTACGATAACAAGCATTTCACCTATATTGCGGCGTTCGGCGCTTTTACGGGCGTATCGTACACCACGAAGCAGAGCGCCAAACGGGCGCTGGGGCATTTGGCGTATGTTATAGGCGGTCTGGCAAGCGTCTCCAGCATTCGGCCCCGGCATACGGTTATCGACTATGACGACGGAACGCTGGAGGGCAATTTTATCTTCGGCGGTGTGACAAATTCAACGTCGATTGCCGGTTTTGTCCGCCTCGACGAAAAAGACGTGGATCTTGGCGACGGGCTTTTTGAAGTGATCCTCGTGCGCCAACCCGTCAAGGCGGCTGATCTTGGCATCATACTCAACAGCATCATTAACCACACGTATGACAGCGACAACGTCCTCCTGCTGCACACAAAGCGTATCCGTTTTCGCTTTGACGAGGATGTTGAGTGGACGCGGGACGGGGAAAATGGCGGCATATATCGGGAACTCGAAATCACAAACTGCCGTCATGCCCTGAAGATCATCATCTGA
- a CDS encoding 3-phosphoglycerate dehydrogenase, producing MYKVKTLNSISPVGLETLDKTKYQVSDEIENPDAILVRSAKMHDYAFNPELLCIARAGAGTNNIPVEKCGENGVVVFNTPGANAEAVKELVLCAMLLSSRDIVGGIEWVKGIADKGDEIPALVEKGKATYVGPELMGKALGVIGLGAIGAKIAHDATILGMTVYGFDPYLSVDAAWRISSNVINAKDIETIYKNCDYITIHVPYMESTHHFINKCSLGLMKKGVRIINLARAELVSDDDMIEAIGEGKVACYVTDFPNAKTANCPKIIAIPHLGASTPESEDNCAYMAGIEIVDYLENGNISNSVNMPSAVLSRTGDPRLCVIHNNVPDMIAKITGAVSGMGINIENMLNASTKGRLQAYTIIDVQSLEAGLEEKIKAIDGVIRVRSIR from the coding sequence ATGTATAAGGTCAAAACGCTCAACAGTATATCACCCGTCGGCCTGGAAACGCTTGATAAAACGAAGTATCAGGTGTCGGACGAGATTGAAAATCCGGACGCTATCCTTGTCCGCAGTGCGAAAATGCACGACTATGCGTTCAATCCGGAGCTTTTGTGCATCGCGCGCGCCGGTGCCGGGACGAATAACATCCCCGTCGAAAAGTGCGGGGAAAACGGCGTTGTCGTTTTCAATACGCCGGGCGCCAACGCCGAGGCGGTTAAAGAGCTTGTTCTCTGCGCGATGCTTTTGTCGTCACGGGATATCGTGGGCGGCATTGAATGGGTCAAAGGCATTGCCGACAAAGGCGACGAAATCCCGGCGCTTGTTGAGAAGGGCAAAGCCACCTATGTCGGACCGGAATTGATGGGTAAAGCACTCGGCGTTATCGGGCTTGGTGCCATCGGCGCTAAAATCGCGCATGACGCGACAATACTCGGCATGACAGTATACGGCTTTGACCCGTATCTCTCCGTTGACGCGGCGTGGCGTATTTCCTCCAATGTCATTAATGCCAAGGACATTGAGACGATTTATAAAAACTGCGATTATATCACGATTCATGTGCCTTACATGGAGTCCACACATCATTTCATCAACAAATGCAGCCTTGGCCTGATGAAAAAAGGCGTGCGTATCATCAATCTTGCCAGAGCCGAGCTTGTGAGCGACGATGATATGATCGAAGCCATCGGTGAGGGCAAGGTCGCTTGTTATGTGACGGACTTTCCGAATGCCAAAACAGCAAACTGCCCGAAAATTATCGCCATCCCGCATCTCGGCGCATCGACACCAGAGAGCGAGGATAACTGCGCCTATATGGCTGGAATTGAAATTGTAGACTATCTCGAAAATGGCAATATCTCAAATTCCGTGAACATGCCATCGGCCGTTCTGAGCCGCACCGGTGACCCGCGCCTTTGTGTCATCCATAACAATGTTCCCGATATGATTGCGAAAATCACAGGCGCTGTTTCGGGCATGGGGATCAATATTGAAAACATGCTTAATGCCAGCACAAAAGGCCGCCTGCAAGCTTATACAATTATTGACGTGCAGTCTCTGGAGGCCGGTCTTGAGGAGAAAATCAAAGCAATTGACGGCGTGATCCGCGTCCGATCGATCCGCTGA
- the serC gene encoding 3-phosphoserine/phosphohydroxythreonine transaminase — translation MFNDRIYNFSAGPSMLPLPVLEQAAAEMTNYRGSGMSVMEMSHRSKAYLAIFEETKADLKRLFHVPDTHEVLFVQGGATLQFAAVPMNLIGKTGKADYALTGNFSTLAMKEAKKYGEINIAASSEDRNHTYIPAQSSLKLTPDASYFHYCANNTIYGTEWKYIPETGDVPLVCDMSSNILSKPVDVSKFGVIYAGAQKNMAPAGMAVVIIDKALAGKELPFTPKLMSYQTLIDGDSMHNTPPCYTIYVLGLVLKWLETQGGVEGMEKIKTQKAKFLYDYLDESAFFSGCADKEARSDMNVTFRSTSAELDEQFAKAAAKAGFDNLKGHRSVGGMRASIYNAMPMEGVTKLVDFMKDFEAKNK, via the coding sequence ATGTTCAACGATAGAATCTATAATTTTTCGGCCGGTCCGTCTATGCTGCCGCTGCCCGTTCTGGAGCAGGCCGCCGCTGAAATGACGAATTACCGCGGCAGCGGCATGTCAGTCATGGAGATGAGCCATCGCAGCAAGGCATATCTCGCGATTTTTGAGGAGACGAAGGCCGATCTCAAGCGCCTCTTCCACGTCCCGGACACACATGAAGTCCTCTTCGTTCAGGGCGGCGCGACGCTGCAGTTTGCCGCCGTTCCTATGAACCTGATCGGAAAAACCGGCAAGGCCGATTACGCGCTGACCGGCAATTTCTCAACGCTTGCCATGAAGGAAGCGAAAAAATACGGGGAAATTAACATTGCCGCCAGCTCTGAAGACAGAAATCACACATACATCCCCGCGCAGTCTTCGCTGAAGCTGACGCCGGACGCCTCCTATTTCCATTACTGCGCCAACAATACGATATACGGCACGGAGTGGAAATACATCCCGGAGACGGGTGATGTACCACTCGTCTGCGATATGTCGTCCAACATTCTTTCCAAGCCTGTTGACGTCTCCAAATTCGGCGTTATCTATGCCGGTGCGCAGAAGAATATGGCCCCGGCCGGTATGGCCGTCGTCATCATTGACAAGGCGCTGGCGGGAAAAGAATTGCCCTTTACGCCGAAACTGATGAGCTATCAGACGCTGATTGACGGTGATTCAATGCATAACACGCCGCCGTGTTACACGATTTACGTCCTTGGTCTCGTTCTCAAGTGGCTGGAGACGCAGGGCGGCGTTGAAGGCATGGAAAAAATTAAAACGCAGAAGGCAAAATTTCTTTACGATTATCTGGACGAGAGCGCCTTCTTCAGCGGCTGTGCCGATAAAGAAGCGCGCAGCGACATGAACGTCACCTTCCGTTCAACGAGCGCCGAGCTTGACGAGCAGTTTGCCAAGGCGGCGGCAAAGGCCGGTTTTGATAATTTAAAAGGCCACCGGAGCGTGGGCGGTATGCGTGCATCCATCTACAACGCCATGCCGATGGAAGGCGTTACAAAGCTCGTTGACTTCATGAAGGACTTTGAAGCAAAGAATAAATAA
- the mtaB gene encoding tRNA (N(6)-L-threonylcarbamoyladenosine(37)-C(2))-methylthiotransferase MtaB yields MQGREAAEIRFCFETLGCKVNQFETQALETILTARGHTAVRPGEGCQAVIINTCAVTAESGRKSRQAVRRLKKLEPGAVVAVCGCFSQLSPAETTSLGADLVGGSGDRLRFADALERVVADKTTQSLVDDARARRIFEELPAGRVAGRTRALLKIEDGCDNFCAYCIIPYARGPVRSMPPSRIADEAARLVADGCREIVLTGIEISSYGKDLTETATLLDAVEAAYSATPDARIRLGSLEPRTITPPFCASLKALPNICDHFHLSLQSGSDATLRRMKRRYTTEDFFKAVTLLRDTFPKCGITADLIVGFPGESDTEFEETLTFIKKCAFTGMHIFPYSIRPGTPAATMPQQVDKTVKAERARRVTDAAREMEQAFAGQFIGSVLEVLFERETDMGTVGHAGNYLEVSVPDTGIRSRLLPVRVEALRDGILTGKIAAP; encoded by the coding sequence ATGCAAGGGCGGGAGGCGGCCGAGATCCGATTTTGTTTTGAAACACTGGGCTGTAAAGTCAATCAATTTGAAACGCAGGCACTGGAAACGATATTAACGGCCAGAGGCCATACGGCGGTGCGCCCCGGGGAAGGGTGCCAGGCCGTCATTATAAACACCTGCGCGGTGACGGCGGAGAGCGGCAGAAAATCACGCCAAGCCGTTCGGCGGCTTAAAAAGCTGGAGCCCGGCGCTGTCGTTGCCGTCTGCGGCTGTTTTTCACAGCTGAGCCCGGCGGAGACGACGTCTCTCGGTGCAGACCTCGTTGGCGGCAGCGGCGATCGGCTCAGATTTGCCGACGCTTTAGAGCGCGTTGTGGCGGATAAAACAACGCAAAGCCTCGTTGATGATGCCCGCGCGCGGCGCATTTTTGAAGAGCTCCCGGCCGGGCGCGTTGCCGGCAGGACACGAGCACTGCTGAAAATCGAGGACGGGTGCGACAATTTCTGCGCCTATTGCATCATTCCCTATGCGCGCGGGCCGGTGCGCTCGATGCCCCCATCACGGATTGCCGATGAAGCGGCACGGCTCGTGGCGGATGGGTGCCGTGAAATTGTTTTGACTGGGATCGAAATTTCGTCGTACGGCAAAGACCTCACAGAAACGGCGACATTGCTTGACGCCGTCGAGGCTGCTTATTCGGCCACGCCGGACGCGCGCATCCGCCTTGGCTCGCTTGAGCCACGGACGATCACGCCGCCTTTCTGCGCTTCACTCAAGGCGCTGCCCAATATATGCGACCATTTTCATCTGTCACTTCAGAGCGGGTCCGACGCGACACTCCGGCGGATGAAGCGCCGGTATACGACAGAAGATTTTTTTAAAGCCGTTACCCTGCTGCGCGACACTTTTCCGAAATGCGGTATTACGGCCGACCTCATCGTCGGCTTCCCGGGGGAGAGCGACACGGAATTTGAAGAGACGCTGACATTTATCAAAAAATGCGCGTTTACCGGCATGCATATATTTCCCTACTCCATAAGGCCGGGGACGCCGGCTGCCACCATGCCGCAGCAGGTGGACAAAACCGTCAAGGCGGAGCGGGCTCGCCGCGTTACCGACGCGGCCCGCGAAATGGAACAAGCTTTTGCCGGGCAATTTATTGGCTCGGTTTTAGAAGTTTTGTTTGAGCGCGAGACGGACATGGGTACCGTTGGCCACGCGGGCAATTATCTGGAGGTTTCAGTCCCGGACACGGGTATTCGGAGCAGACTGCTGCCGGTACGCGTGGAGGCCTTGCGCGACGGGATTTTAACCGGAAAAATTGCCGCACCATGA
- a CDS encoding cysteine desulfurase — protein sequence MTVYFDNASTTRIHDGVIDVMNETARGDWGNPSSSHALGRHAKKTLETARKALAETLDIKADEIFFTSGGTEADNWALFGAAELLRHGGRHLIVSKTEHAAVLKPAARLQSLGWSVTALAPDKTGRITAEAFSEALCEDTAFASVMLVNNETGAVNPIAEMTGEIKRRGLKTLFHSDAVQAFGKIPFSVKTLGVDLLSVSAHKIHGPRGIGALYVKKGLRLPPLFYGGGQEGDRRSGTEPLPLIVGLSTAARLAANDMNAAAAAARALYDRVVSKLHAALPEAVILSPGDCPYILSLSLPGYKSEVLLNVLDGAGICVSKGSACKKGARSHVLEAMRLPNDVIDGALRISFSRFSTADEADYFVTALCAAAARLVKVK from the coding sequence ATGACGGTATATTTTGACAACGCATCCACAACGCGCATTCATGACGGCGTTATTGACGTGATGAACGAGACGGCGCGCGGCGATTGGGGCAACCCGTCGTCCTCGCATGCGCTGGGCCGCCATGCTAAAAAAACGCTCGAAACGGCGCGTAAAGCGCTCGCGGAGACGCTTGATATCAAAGCAGATGAAATCTTTTTCACGTCCGGCGGTACGGAGGCCGATAACTGGGCTCTTTTCGGTGCCGCCGAGCTGCTTCGCCACGGCGGCCGCCATCTGATCGTGTCTAAAACAGAGCATGCCGCCGTCTTAAAACCGGCAGCCCGCCTTCAAAGCCTTGGCTGGTCGGTCACGGCCCTCGCCCCTGATAAAACGGGGCGTATTACGGCGGAAGCTTTTTCCGAAGCGCTTTGCGAGGACACGGCTTTTGCCTCCGTCATGCTCGTCAACAATGAGACGGGCGCCGTAAATCCCATCGCGGAGATGACAGGCGAAATTAAACGCCGCGGCCTGAAGACCCTTTTTCATTCAGACGCTGTTCAAGCCTTCGGAAAAATCCCTTTTTCAGTCAAAACGCTGGGTGTTGACCTGCTCTCTGTCAGCGCGCATAAAATTCACGGCCCCAGAGGCATCGGCGCGCTCTATGTGAAAAAGGGGCTTCGTCTGCCGCCCCTTTTCTACGGCGGCGGGCAGGAAGGCGACAGGCGCTCCGGTACGGAGCCCCTGCCGCTCATTGTCGGCTTGAGTACGGCAGCGCGCCTTGCCGCAAACGATATGAACGCTGCGGCCGCTGCCGCACGGGCGCTTTACGACCGTGTCGTCTCAAAGCTTCATGCGGCGCTGCCGGAGGCTGTGATTCTCTCGCCGGGAGACTGCCCTTATATCCTCAGCCTGTCGCTGCCCGGATATAAAAGCGAAGTGCTCCTGAATGTCTTGGATGGTGCGGGCATCTGCGTTTCAAAAGGGTCCGCCTGTAAAAAAGGCGCGCGCAGCCACGTTCTTGAGGCCATGCGCCTGCCAAATGACGTTATTGATGGGGCCCTCCGCATAAGCTTTTCGCGCTTTTCGACAGCCGACGAGGCGGACTATTTCGTCACGGCGCTGTGTGCGGCGGCAGCGCGCCTTGTCAAAGTGAAATAA
- a CDS encoding trypsin-like peptidase domain-containing protein: MKKRVISLFIVVVLALSVSITAQAAPPGLQNFKIQKTYICGQFTDVSDAAWYAMAVQADYEYGLFSGRSASVFAPNDAITLAEAVKLAAVLNSTYETGSASFKKTTPWYKAYAEAAVRKRILDASATGYTAPVTRADFAVLIAKALPDAAFPVISRISDNAIPDVAVNDPNGPAVYKLYRAGILSGCDSFGTFHPEQLLSRAEAAAIVARAANSAFRKSITLPAPLSGDDLYQKCSPAVFYLERYDDAGDLLGIGSGFFISRSGLALTNYHVIEGAASAKITTSDGKTYDVKGLCGYDEVADLALLQIDGSGFPYLAPAASDDLPVGTVVYTIGSPYGLMNTISKGIVSNANQEIDGASYIQFSAPISIGSGGGPVLNTSGQVVGVACLTVLNGQTLNFAVPIHQLDAIQRTDCVPFDNGAGDSADETAYYAGLYPVPDFGVYADAPLYEISSDEDTGVVTFNYRQSDILMDNDTAAGYIDLLKQNGFVWQRTYTNDSGDAVDVYYNADFDISVQFGLTLLDGVVCRFVAVFY; this comes from the coding sequence ATGAAAAAGCGCGTTATTTCGCTGTTTATTGTTGTTGTGCTTGCCCTTTCTGTTTCAATCACCGCGCAAGCCGCCCCGCCCGGCCTTCAAAACTTCAAAATCCAGAAAACGTATATATGCGGCCAGTTTACGGATGTGTCGGATGCCGCGTGGTACGCGATGGCTGTTCAGGCCGACTATGAATACGGGCTCTTCTCTGGGCGCAGCGCGTCTGTTTTCGCCCCGAACGACGCTATAACGCTTGCCGAAGCCGTCAAGCTTGCCGCCGTTCTCAACAGTACATATGAAACCGGCAGCGCGAGCTTCAAAAAAACGACGCCCTGGTACAAAGCGTATGCCGAAGCGGCCGTTAGAAAGCGGATATTGGACGCATCCGCCACAGGGTATACAGCCCCTGTAACACGGGCGGATTTCGCCGTCCTGATTGCCAAGGCCTTGCCGGACGCCGCTTTCCCGGTCATCAGCCGGATATCCGATAACGCCATACCGGACGTTGCCGTCAACGACCCCAACGGCCCCGCCGTTTACAAGCTGTATCGAGCCGGGATTCTGTCGGGGTGCGACAGCTTTGGCACGTTTCATCCGGAGCAGCTGTTAAGCCGTGCGGAAGCCGCGGCCATCGTCGCGCGGGCCGCCAACAGCGCCTTCCGGAAAAGCATAACGCTCCCCGCGCCTCTCAGCGGCGACGATCTTTATCAAAAGTGTTCCCCAGCCGTTTTTTATCTTGAACGCTATGATGACGCGGGCGACCTGCTCGGCATCGGCAGCGGCTTTTTCATCTCCCGGTCTGGTCTGGCCCTCACAAATTACCACGTCATTGAAGGGGCTGCCTCCGCCAAAATCACGACATCCGACGGCAAAACGTATGATGTCAAGGGCCTGTGCGGATATGACGAGGTCGCAGACCTCGCCCTTCTTCAGATTGACGGCTCTGGTTTTCCCTATCTCGCCCCGGCTGCCTCGGATGACCTTCCCGTCGGCACCGTCGTCTATACAATCGGCAGTCCGTACGGGCTTATGAACACCATTTCAAAAGGGATTGTCTCCAACGCCAATCAGGAAATTGACGGTGCCAGCTATATCCAGTTCTCAGCGCCCATTTCCATCGGCTCCGGCGGCGGGCCCGTGCTCAACACTTCCGGTCAGGTCGTCGGCGTCGCCTGCCTGACGGTTTTAAACGGCCAGACGCTTAATTTTGCCGTTCCGATCCATCAGCTTGACGCTATCCAGCGGACGGACTGCGTGCCGTTTGATAACGGCGCTGGTGACTCTGCCGATGAGACAGCATATTACGCCGGCCTGTATCCCGTCCCGGATTTCGGCGTTTATGCCGACGCGCCTTTGTATGAAATATCTTCGGATGAGGATACAGGCGTTGTGACGTTTAACTACCGCCAGTCGGACATCCTCATGGATAACGACACGGCCGCGGGATATATTGACCTGCTCAAGCAGAACGGTTTTGTCTGGCAGCGCACGTATACGAATGACAGCGGCGACGCGGTGGACGTTTATTATAATGCTGATTTTGACATTTCCGTTCAATTTGGGTTAACGCTTCTTGACGGTGTTGTCTGCCGCTTTGTGGCAGTTTTCTATTGA